The Macaca nemestrina isolate mMacNem1 chromosome 17, mMacNem.hap1, whole genome shotgun sequence genome contains the following window.
CCTGCAAGAACGGAGGTGCGGTGGGGCCGAGTGCCCAATGTAAGAGATTTTTGGACTCACATGTTTTTCAGAGATTTTATTAAGAATAAGGCATATGACAGTCACCCCTAAAGCACAGGGCTCTATTTCTGTGGGTGAGTGAATACACTCTGAAAAGCATTGGATTCGAAAGCGCAGCCAACAGAGAATTTGGAGCAGGGTTCCTCTGCCCTGTCCACAGGGCTCCTGCCAGGTGGGTCTGAAGCCCTGCGCGCCCCCCCATTCAAGGCTGGCATGTCCAGGAGAAGGTGCTTGGAGACCCCTGGCTCCCCACGCTGAGAAGCAGCTGCCCCACACCGTCTaggcctccttcctctctccaccAGGGGGAACGCCACCCTACTGCTTATATGGGGAAGGGCTACCCCATTTTGACCCCGGACTAGTCCCCCAAGCTAGAGGGTGCTGTGGCTGGGCTGTGGGGGCCAGGGGTACAGAGCCTCAAACTGCACTGCCCAGTGCTCCCTGGCTGATTTCCAGAGCAGGGGGAGGTCCCTGCCTGCAGCTGTCTGTCCTGGAGCTGTCCACATGTGAGGTGTGGCAGGAGCTCCACCTAGGGACCCTGAGTGTCTTCTtcaacactctctctctctctcgcaatGGGGATTCGTGCAGCACAGGAGAGAGAAATACAATCTTTTCCCTTCTTAGTCACCAAGGCATCCAGGGGCGGGCAGTGCATGGGGGTAGGAGGCTTCCCTTTGGCCAGGTGGGCTCTCAAGCCAGACCCAGGGAGGGTGGGGCCTCTCCAGGGCCCTGAAGCTGAGGAGTGTTGGGCCCCTGAGGCCAAGAGCAGACCACGGACTCCTGCTCCCAGTCTCATTCTGCTGCACAGAAGCTCCTGTGCAGGTGGGTGGAGGGAAGTCTCCATTATTTgcaggagggtgaggaggggaaTTTCTGTGAAATTGGAACCATGTGTCTGCCACAGGTGCTCCCTCAGCTTGCCTTATTTCCTTTCCCAGGCACCTCCGGCACCTCAGCTGAGCCAGTGAGTCAGCTGCCCCGGCACCCAGAACCTTTCATCTAGGGGATCTCCAAGCACCTTCCAGTGGTTGCTGGAAGAGGGACGGCAGTTGAGTGGCGCTGATGGAGTCACTTCGGGAGAGGCAGGTAGGCCACTGGAAGATCCCTGGGGCCAGAGTGCGGTGGGGGCCCCCAGCTGGACACCTTGGATGCccaggagggaagggggaagggggctATTGCTATAGAGCTCGGGGGAGGACAGGCAGATGGAGCTATGGCTTTTAGTGGGTGGGTGGGCAGATAAAGTACTTCACCATCTCTGCAGAACAATAGACCTAACAAAGTCACCCTGTTCACCCCAAAAGTGTGGTTGTGGGAGGTGAGGGTCTGTGTGGGCTCCTCTAGAAAGAGACTTTAGCCCTCCTTCCCACGGTCCTCTGGGCACCTCTGAGAGAGGACTGAGGCCCTCACACACAGACAGGTTCTGAAAGGGAGGAGGACAGAATAGGGGTGCAGTGAGTTACACACGCTTGAGGGGGGGCAGAGATGGCACAGGCGCAACTGCAGGACTAGCAGAGGGTAGAGGTGGGGGCAGGCAGAGCAAGGACCCCAGGCCACCTTCTTGACCCAAGCTAGACTGGAGAGCACTGTCCCAAGGGTGCCCCAACCTCGGCCATCTGAATCCCAGGAGCTGGACACCCCAGACCAGGCGTGGTTATTGCTCAGTGGCCTGGGCAGTCCCGGGTGGGGTCAGCTGGGAGAGCCGCACATTGCTTGGCCCTGAGTGTGCTCGCTCACTGGTCTCTACTTCTTGCCAATTTCCTGCTCCCTCTAACAAATGGAGGGAAAGGGGGTGTGATCGGGGACTCCCCCCTCTTCATGGAGCTGTGATGGGAGAAGAGCTTGTCAGCCCTAGAGCTTAACTCTGCTCACCTCCCAGACCCCTGCGTGACACAGAACGTGTGGCCTCAGCCAGGGTTAGGACCTGTCAGGAAAGGGGTGTCTGTGAGGGAGGTAAAGGACTCTCCCTGCCCCACGTCCTCCCCTCGAAGCCCCTGGAAGACCTCACAGGCACTTAGGACTTGATGCAGGACCCACACAGGAGGGATGGCATGGGCTGGAGGGGTTTGTGTTTCCTTCTAGGCTGGGCTGGGGATAGGGGCAAGAAGCTGCGCTGAAACTGTCCTTCCTGCCTTTGGTGGTGTCAGGGGAGCTTAGGAGACGgggtgttaggaggtggggctttcCCCTTTCCACGTCGCCATTCCCCAGGCTAGACAGCAGGGAACTGAGCAGCCCGCCACTGCCAGATTCTGACAGGCTCAGGGGCATCTGTGGAGGGGGCCAGGATGGGGGCTAACCTGTGCTCCCACCATCCCCCCAGCAAACCCAAACTCCCATCAGTAGCTGCTGCTTCCAAGAAGCCAggccctccttctttctttcgtttttgagacggagttttgctcttgttgcccaggtggagtgcagtgccgcgatctcggctcactgcaacctccgcctcccaggttcaagcgattctcctgcctcagcctccccgagtagctgggattacaggcacacaccaccgcgcccggctagtttttgtatttttttagtagagacggggtttcaccatgttggccaggctggtctcgaactcctggcctcaggtgatccgcccacctcggtatcccaaagtgccgggattacaggcgtgagccaccgcgccccgccaagGCCCTCTTCTTGTCTCTGGATGCAGCCAGCTGATTAGGAAGCCGAGCAAAATTAGCACCAATAAACAGGACTAGGAAAACCCCTGGGGCTACCTCCTGCGGGGGAAGACAGCTCCTGCCTTCGGAAAGCCTGGCTGCCAGCAGGCCTGTCATCTCCCTTCCCCAGCACAGCTCCCAGTCCCCGCGTTCCCAGGGGGGTGGCGGACTCGGGAAGAGCTGAGCTGGAGACGGCTCTAGATCAAGTCCGGCCACCCAGGCGGTTCTGTAATCCTCTCCCAGGGCCCATGGATGCTACCTTCCAGAAGTTACGCTTCCATCAGGCGCACTTTTCCCACCAGGGGCTCTGGGAGGACATGTCTTCTAAAGTGTTCCGTGCTCACCTGCAAGGACCTATCGGCAGGGTCGGGGTGGGGGTAGAAGGCCCAGCCCCTAGCCCGGGCCTCTCCTGGAGAGGAAGGCTTGGTGGGAAGGGCGTcggcctgggggtgggggaggcggGGGGAGCTGGGGGGCCTGGGGCGTCAATGCCACTCTGCGCACCTTTCCGTAGGCCAgcccagccctccccaccccaccaagGATTGTCGGCTTTCCCGGGGCAGGGCGTGGCCGCCGTCCCTCCTGTCTCGCTGGCAGGTGGGACCAGGCCAGGATCGGGACTGCGAGTCCTCTCGGTAGAGAAGGTGCCCCGCTCGGCCCCGCGGAGGAGCTCTCGCGCGAGGAGAAGGCTCGAAGCTTTGGAAACGTCGGGAAGTACAAAAGGCTGGCGGTTCGGGGGTTTGGGGGAAGCCGGAGCTGCTTCGCCccacttcctggaggaggggcgGCTGTCCTCCGCCCCCTGGACCTGTCTGCGGGGCCCAAGCTGCGTCCCTGGCTGGCCCTCCCCGTCCGCCCCGCTTCACCCAGGCCAGCCCCGCGCCTACTCCGGGTCCCCGGGCGCGCTGGGCGGGCAGGGCGGGCTGGGCGCGGGCTGCGGGCCGGCCCGGTCCGGGGGCTCCTGCGGAGGCGGCTGGCGCGGGCTGCGGACGCTGGGCCTCAGCGGCCTCCGCGCGCTGCGGAGGAAGAGCGCGGGGTCGGGCATCGGGTCGGTGTCGTCCAGGGCGCCGGCCCCGCGGTCCCAGGCGGCCCAGTCCCGGCCGGGGCCCTTGGCGGCGGCCTCGTGGGCAGCAGGCGGGCGGCGGGCCCGCGGTGCGCGGCGGCGTAGCCGGGGCTCGGCTGCGGCGCCGGGGCCCGGACGCGGGGCCTGCAGTCTCTGGCGCGCCGCGTGCAGCTGGCAGGAGAGGTAGGCGGCCGCCTCGGTGTGCTTCTGCAGCTCGGTGCCCAGCACGGTGGCGCGGTGGCTGCGGCGGCGCAGCTCCTCCAGGAAGCGGCGCTCCTCGGTGCGCAGGCTGCAGCGCAGCGCGGACACCAGAGCCTCGCGCTGTGCCACCTCCCGCCGCAGCTCCGCGTTGGCCGCGGCCCGCGCCTCCAGCTGCGACTCTAGCGCGCGGCACTTGCTCTCCAGCTCCCGTGACGCCGCCTCTGgaacggagcagaggccagaggtgACGTTCTCCACCTGGCTTGGAACAGAACCTGCACGGCTCAGCCCTCCGAGTAACAAACCCCccaggccgggcgcaggggctcacttctgcaatgccagcactttgggagttcgaggtgagcggatcacttgaggtcaggagttcgagaccagcctggccaacatggtgaaaccccgtctgtactaaaaatacaaaaattagccgggcatggtggtggtgggcgcctgtagtcccagctactcgggaggctgagacaggagacttgcttgaaccctggaggcggaggttgcagtgagctgagatcgcgccactgcactccagcctgggtgacaaagcgagattccgtctcaataagcaaagaaaaaaccaaaagaaagccCCACTCCTCCCCACGTCCCCACCTACACATCCTACCGTGCTCCCCCTCCTTCCCCACGCGTCGGCTCAGTGGCCTGCCTTGTTCTGCCCTCCTACCTGTTCTACACTCTGTTTGGCCTCGCCTCTAATTCTTCAGGTTTCAGCTTAAGTGCAAACCCATCCCTGGCCCTTTATTCGTTCCACAGATAATTTGTGGAGCCCTGACTTGGTGCACTGTGTTAGGTATTGGAGATAGGGCTCATAATAAAACGGTCTCCGTGAAGCTTACCACATAGTGGGAGAGACATAATAAATAATCACAAATAAGTGTGAGGTTGCAAATGTGATGTGGAAAGTCAATGCTGTGACTGTAACTGGAGAATGTGACCTAATCAGGGAAGTCTTCCCAGCAGAAGAGACTTGAGCTAAGATCCGAAGGATAAACAGTAGTTAAGTAGTGAAGACAGGAGAGAAGGATGCTGCAGACGGAGGGAACAGCTTGTGTAAAAGCCCAGAGAGCAAGAGACGGAAAGAGCTGCGAGTGTGCACAGGAAGGGAGTCAGTGTCCTTGTTTCCTCCGTAGGGCATTTctcacatatctttttttttttttttttttttttttttttttgagacggagtcactcttgcccgggctggagtgcagtggcgtgatctcggctcactgcagctctgcctcctgggtttaagtgattctcctgcctcagccttctgagtagctgggactacaggcacctgccaccacacccggctaatttatttttttatttttagagacagggtttcatcatattggcctggctggtctccaactcctgaccttgtgatccgcctgcctcggcctcccaaagtgctgggattacaggcgtgagccaccatgcccggccttttttttttttttttgagacagagtctccctctgttgcca
Protein-coding sequences here:
- the LOC105474311 gene encoding coiled-coil domain-containing 92B, whose translation is MDTVSLEHQIQSVQRHISFLKKEQMALLRDLHLEILRLQKRCSELTHDLEMREAQSHQQEAASRELESKCRALESQLEARAAANAELRREVAQREALVSALRCSLRTEERRFLEELRRRSHRATVLGTELQKHTEAAAYLSCQLHAARQRLQAPRPGPGAAAEPRLRRRAPRARRPPAAHEAAAKGPGRDWAAWDRGAGALDDTDPMPDPALFLRSARRPLRPSVRSPRQPPPQEPPDRAGPQPAPSPPCPPSAPGDPE